From a region of the uncultured Desulfatiglans sp. genome:
- a CDS encoding conserved hypothetical protein (Evidence 4 : Unknown function but conserved in other organisms), whose protein sequence is MNVQNEPRKGNPEVAGTIPGGPNYYSLPNIQDATPAIGRQGKNLAVLRPAMLTLVSSTRPARLSKAFELVDGTLTKLPGGQLVEGTAERLKLQNVEELAGLLGRLNPAQALVYGVCEHQRARVLTAAELARVKKNGGPPLVSRSRDHFRFRAAEGVLMLDYDPGKVQAPLSADELLGALYRVCPALKRAPHVLTASASSFIYRGDECLRGPAGWRVLFLVQDASDIPRAGQALFERSWLNGCGRIEISAAGSLLVRGLLDDAVFQPERLDFCGGAACKPPLEQRRPAPRVFNPDAEPLDTRQAIQSLTLAEQAEFRRLIDEARKAARPEAEKVQAEWVETRIETGLEGVPEGEREQRAATLRETFSQAVRGQTLLGDFPIRLASGEVVTVGELLDNPDRFHGKRCADPLEPDGPDQRPGFINLRAAGRPYIYSHLHGGRRFALHRARQTIRIIPGERPRAVEAAFELMRLYGSHYGRGGEIVKVTSEGAVVPRDREGLQFDLDALARWERYDRRAEDWRACDCPPPIAAGAVAARRETGLPELAGIATAPILDPKSNRLIDQDGFDRETGLLLILPDMADWPGVPVRPSDREIETAVRTLWHPFENFPFCGETDRGVMLAAILTASVRPLLPTAPAIAFDSPTPGSGKSLLARCCAELAGEENPAMLPAADNPDEVRKRLLASLRQGKAVMILDNVTGTLDSAALCTVLTSPRFEDRVLGSTENLSVPTSCLVLVTGNNLALRGDLCRRVLTARLDPGVAEPWKRRFDLDPAEYVREHRLELVSAGLTVLRAGMQNGPLLPDRTASFEAWSDSVRRAVCWIGAESFLSVADPIKSIDAAFELDPETAKLSALLDAWFDEFEDLSVTVSDLIKGARDHDEGPLLDVLDEIAGERGSVNPRKLGRWIERHRDRIVGGKKIEKAGARVGKTTWWVKLAKKG, encoded by the coding sequence ATGAACGTGCAGAACGAACCTAGAAAAGGCAACCCCGAGGTGGCTGGCACCATCCCCGGGGGCCCAAACTACTATTCACTCCCTAATATTCAGGATGCAACACCCGCAATCGGGCGTCAAGGAAAAAATCTCGCGGTCCTTCGACCCGCGATGCTTACGCTTGTAAGCTCTACCCGCCCTGCCCGTTTATCTAAGGCCTTTGAGCTTGTGGACGGAACCTTGACGAAGCTACCAGGCGGGCAGCTGGTTGAAGGAACCGCAGAGCGCTTGAAACTGCAGAACGTCGAGGAACTGGCCGGGTTGCTTGGCCGCCTGAACCCGGCGCAAGCGTTGGTATATGGCGTTTGCGAGCACCAAAGAGCCCGCGTCCTGACGGCCGCCGAACTGGCCCGAGTGAAAAAGAACGGGGGTCCGCCCCTCGTTTCGAGGAGCCGAGACCATTTCAGGTTTCGGGCCGCCGAGGGCGTCTTGATGCTGGACTACGACCCGGGCAAGGTCCAGGCGCCTTTGAGCGCCGACGAACTGCTTGGGGCCCTGTATCGAGTATGCCCGGCCCTGAAACGGGCGCCGCACGTCCTGACCGCCAGCGCTTCGAGCTTCATTTACCGGGGCGACGAGTGCTTACGGGGGCCGGCCGGCTGGAGAGTCCTGTTCCTGGTGCAAGACGCTTCGGACATTCCCCGAGCAGGGCAGGCCTTGTTTGAACGGTCCTGGTTGAACGGTTGCGGCCGGATCGAAATTTCTGCCGCCGGGAGCCTTTTGGTCCGGGGGTTGCTCGACGACGCCGTTTTTCAGCCTGAACGTCTGGACTTTTGCGGGGGCGCCGCCTGCAAACCGCCCCTGGAACAGAGACGCCCCGCCCCGCGAGTGTTCAACCCCGACGCCGAACCCCTAGACACCAGACAGGCCATTCAAAGCCTGACCCTGGCCGAACAAGCGGAGTTTCGCCGGCTGATTGACGAAGCCCGGAAGGCTGCCCGGCCGGAGGCGGAAAAGGTTCAAGCGGAATGGGTTGAGACCCGCATTGAAACCGGACTTGAGGGCGTACCCGAAGGCGAACGCGAGCAGAGGGCCGCTACGCTACGGGAGACCTTCAGCCAAGCCGTTCGAGGTCAAACGCTACTTGGAGACTTCCCGATCCGGCTTGCATCCGGCGAAGTTGTGACCGTGGGCGAATTACTAGACAACCCCGACCGCTTTCACGGGAAGCGTTGTGCGGATCCGTTGGAACCCGACGGGCCGGACCAGAGGCCGGGCTTTATCAATTTGAGAGCCGCGGGCAGGCCTTATATTTACAGCCACTTGCACGGGGGCCGCCGTTTCGCCTTGCACAGGGCCCGGCAAACGATCCGCATAATACCAGGCGAGCGGCCGCGGGCGGTTGAAGCAGCCTTTGAGTTGATGCGACTGTACGGGAGCCATTACGGACGGGGCGGCGAAATCGTGAAAGTCACCAGCGAAGGCGCCGTTGTGCCACGAGACCGGGAGGGCCTTCAATTCGACCTCGACGCTCTAGCGCGTTGGGAACGATACGACCGCCGAGCGGAGGACTGGCGGGCTTGTGACTGCCCCCCGCCCATTGCAGCCGGAGCCGTGGCTGCCCGCAGGGAAACAGGCTTGCCCGAGCTTGCCGGAATTGCAACGGCGCCCATTCTGGACCCCAAGAGCAACCGGCTTATTGACCAAGACGGCTTTGACCGGGAGACCGGGCTTCTGCTGATCTTGCCCGACATGGCCGACTGGCCGGGAGTGCCGGTCCGCCCCAGTGATAGGGAGATTGAAACCGCCGTTCGAACACTTTGGCACCCGTTTGAGAACTTCCCGTTTTGCGGAGAGACTGACAGGGGCGTGATGCTGGCAGCCATTCTAACGGCGTCCGTGCGCCCCCTCTTGCCAACAGCGCCGGCCATTGCCTTCGATTCACCAACGCCGGGAAGCGGTAAAAGTCTCCTGGCGCGGTGCTGCGCGGAACTGGCTGGAGAGGAAAACCCTGCGATGCTACCCGCCGCGGACAACCCCGACGAGGTCCGCAAACGCCTACTGGCAAGCCTGCGGCAAGGGAAAGCTGTCATGATATTAGATAACGTGACCGGCACACTCGACAGCGCGGCACTCTGCACCGTCCTGACAAGCCCACGGTTCGAGGATCGGGTCCTCGGCAGCACGGAAAACCTGAGCGTGCCCACCAGCTGCCTAGTTCTCGTCACAGGAAACAACCTGGCTTTGCGGGGCGACCTTTGCCGGCGCGTCCTGACCGCCCGCCTGGACCCTGGCGTTGCGGAGCCTTGGAAGCGGCGCTTTGATCTTGACCCGGCCGAATATGTGCGCGAGCACCGCTTGGAACTCGTGAGCGCCGGACTGACCGTGCTTCGCGCGGGCATGCAGAACGGGCCGCTATTGCCGGACAGGACGGCAAGTTTCGAGGCCTGGAGCGACAGTGTTCGCCGGGCCGTTTGCTGGATCGGGGCTGAAAGTTTCCTCAGCGTCGCTGATCCGATTAAGAGCATCGACGCGGCTTTCGAACTGGACCCGGAAACGGCAAAGCTGTCAGCGCTGCTAGACGCCTGGTTCGATGAGTTTGAAGATTTATCGGTGACGGTCTCTGACCTGATTAAAGGCGCCCGCGACCACGACGAGGGACCGCTTTTAGATGTGCTGGACGAGATCGCGGGTGAGCGCGGCAGCGTCAACCCGCGGAAGCTGGGCCGTTGGATCGAGCGGCACAGGGACCGCATTGTTGGAGGCAAGAAAATCGAGAAGGCCGGCGCGCGGGTGGGCAAGACGACATGGTGGGTTAAGCTCGCGAAGAAGGGTTAG
- a CDS encoding DNA binding domain protein, excisionase family, producing MSEHEWMKLGSVAEYVDASPRTVRKWLQRGLKHSRLPSGTVLVKKEWIDGFLEQFSITSDEADQIVRKMMEGL from the coding sequence ATGAGTGAACATGAATGGATGAAGCTTGGATCGGTAGCTGAATACGTCGACGCATCACCGCGTACAGTACGGAAATGGTTGCAGCGCGGGCTCAAACACTCACGTTTGCCCTCAGGAACGGTTCTCGTAAAAAAAGAGTGGATCGACGGGTTCCTTGAGCAATTCAGCATCACTAGTGATGAAGCAGATCAAATCGTACGAAAGATGATGGAGGGGCTATGA
- a CDS encoding hypothetical protein (Evidence 5 : Unknown function) produces the protein MQTSRQQELIRKRKSLVKLHYGTYREFSRETGLSTTTIADTLNGHRVPDAAEKAYWARKLRTTVEDLWG, from the coding sequence ATGCAGACATCACGTCAGCAGGAACTCATACGGAAGCGTAAATCATTAGTCAAACTTCACTATGGAACCTATAGGGAATTTTCGCGTGAGACTGGGCTCAGCACCACAACAATCGCCGATACGCTCAACGGGCACCGCGTGCCGGATGCAGCGGAGAAAGCATACTGGGCGCGGAAACTAAGGACGACCGTTGAAGACCTTTGGGGATAG
- a CDS encoding hypothetical protein (Evidence 5 : Unknown function) — translation MTTIQKQAGLCARCPHKGTCSKLCDRAEQYADQDRVEWGRTITFVDPRRLDYVASHAALTMAEMADSPLERRQWKTLLKRYHLTERQTEVLLLYYYEKKSQEEIAEILTITQRAVAYRVDGAKKKIRKILLKST, via the coding sequence TTGACCACCATTCAAAAGCAAGCGGGACTGTGCGCCAGATGCCCGCATAAGGGAACATGCTCGAAGCTGTGCGATAGAGCCGAGCAGTATGCCGACCAGGATCGTGTTGAATGGGGGCGCACCATCACCTTTGTCGATCCCCGCCGGCTGGACTACGTCGCCTCACACGCCGCCCTCACCATGGCAGAGATGGCTGACAGCCCTCTGGAGCGCAGGCAATGGAAAACACTGCTCAAGCGCTATCATCTCACGGAGCGGCAAACCGAGGTTTTGCTTTTGTACTATTACGAAAAAAAGTCACAAGAGGAAATAGCTGAAATACTTACGATAACTCAGCGTGCTGTTGCGTATAGAGTCGATGGTGCAAAGAAAAAGATCAGGAAAATACTGCTAAAATCCACATAG
- a CDS encoding hypothetical protein (Evidence 5 : Unknown function): MVRNRIPVGVGGRGATPPPTRFGRLGGGCVRSRLERVVRPVPSFSRVQPASLLLDLVQSICECPADHGKAFHVEIAFGPPFEEERALSGEILVTVVEKHQEGDLGESVESQGDIARYPDVDRASGETSRCAFEFREAAGEQGGDRVFGIGPETAYKRGGVLEILIGDPFRADRFFLWAKQEILAEDHTDKVAWSMTEGVGDAFGRDAVNASKKGNADNAFRSVNAEPLFGLFEIHGRDAGQVRAIDLVENIGFCHECVSSLNGGVNSCEPCHPNVCNTQGRS, from the coding sequence GTGGTACGGAACCGTATCCCCGTAGGTGTGGGAGGACGGGGGGCAACCCCGCCTCCGACCCGGTTTGGGCGGTTGGGTGGGGGTTGCGTCCGGTCGCGTCTTGAACGGGTTGTCCGGCCGGTTCCCAGCTTTTCAAGGGTCCAACCTGCGTCACTGCTTCTTGATTTGGTTCAATCCATCTGCGAGTGCCCAGCCGATCATGGCAAGGCATTCCATGTCGAGATAGCTTTCGGCCCGCCTTTCGAAGAGGAGCGTGCACTGAGCGGGGAAATCCTCGTCACGGTCGTTGAAAAGCATCAGGAGGGGGATCTTGGGGAGAGCGTCGAATCTCAGGGCGATATCGCTCGCTATCCCGATGTCGACAGGGCGTCCGGTGAGACTTCCCGCTGCGCCTTCGAGTTCCGGGAGGCGGCCGGCGAACAGGGCGGCGATCGGGTTTTCGGCATTGGTCCTGAAACCGCCTACAAACGGGGCGGCGTCCTTGAAATCCTTATAGGTGACCCATTCCGAGCCGATCGGTTCTTCCTGTGGGCAAAGCAGGAGATATTGGCAGAGGATCACACTGACAAGGTGGCGTGGTCGATGACCGAAGGGGTCGGTGATGCCTTTGGACGAGACGCGGTAAACGCCTCCAAAAAAGGGAATGCGGATAACGCCTTCCGCAGCGTCAATGCCGAGCCTCTTTTTGGCCTTTTCGAGATCCATGGACGAGATGCCGGCCAGGTACGTGCGATAGATCTTGTCGAAAATATCGGATTCTGCCATGAGTGCGTTTCTTCTCTAAATGGGGGAGTGAACTCCTGTGAACCTTGTCATCCGAATGTCTGCAATACCCAAGGCCGGAGTTGA
- a CDS encoding conserved hypothetical protein (Evidence 4 : Unknown function but conserved in other organisms): MAESDIFDKIYRTYLAGISSMDLEKAKKRLGIDAAEGVIRIPFFGGVYRVSSKGITDPFGHRPRHLVSVILCQYLLLCPQEEPIGSEWVTYKDFKDAAPFVGGFRTNAENPIAALFAGRLPELEGAAGSLTGRPVDIGIASDIALRFDALPKIPLLMLFNDRDEDFPAQCTLLFERRAESYLDMECLAMIGWALADGLNQIKKQ, translated from the coding sequence ATGGCAGAATCCGATATTTTCGACAAGATCTATCGCACGTACCTGGCCGGCATCTCGTCCATGGATCTCGAAAAGGCCAAAAAGAGGCTCGGCATTGACGCTGCGGAAGGCGTTATCCGCATTCCCTTTTTTGGAGGCGTTTACCGCGTCTCGTCCAAAGGCATCACCGACCCCTTCGGTCATCGACCACGCCACCTTGTCAGTGTGATCCTCTGCCAATATCTCCTGCTTTGCCCACAGGAAGAACCGATCGGCTCGGAATGGGTCACCTATAAGGATTTCAAGGACGCCGCCCCGTTTGTAGGCGGTTTCAGGACCAATGCCGAAAACCCGATCGCCGCCCTGTTCGCCGGCCGCCTCCCGGAACTCGAAGGCGCAGCGGGAAGTCTCACCGGACGCCCTGTCGACATCGGGATAGCGAGCGATATCGCCCTGAGATTCGACGCTCTCCCCAAGATCCCCCTCCTGATGCTTTTCAACGACCGTGACGAGGATTTCCCCGCTCAGTGCACGCTCCTCTTCGAAAGGCGGGCCGAAAGCTATCTCGACATGGAATGCCTTGCCATGATCGGCTGGGCACTCGCAGATGGATTGAACCAAATCAAGAAGCAGTGA
- a CDS encoding hypothetical protein (Evidence 5 : Unknown function) — MDTISVLHYYFTMKNVTIRLDEEVARWARNYLAYSDREALHDREGLR, encoded by the coding sequence ATGGACACGATTTCCGTGCTGCACTATTATTTTACCATGAAAAATGTCACGATCAGGCTTGATGAAGAGGTCGCCCGTTGGGCCCGTAATTACCTCGCCTACTCCGACCGTGAGGCCCTTCATGACCGAGAAGGTCTTCGTTGA
- the moeB gene encoding putative adenylyltransferase HVO_0558 (Evidence 3 : Putative function from multiple computational evidences), with protein MVEDFAETEVARYGRQLIMPEIGRKGQERLSRSRVLIGGVGGLGSILAYQMAACGVGSLRIVDRDCVEMSNLNRQLIHTTADIGRPKVLSAEEKLRALNPHCRIEAVQAEIHVESAARLADGCDILLDGTDNLAARKALNRAAVQAGIPFVYGGVEGFGGMLSSFIPGEGPCLECLFPREDRPSGRTIGVLGAVPGVIGSLQSIEAVKILLGLDGILQERLLIFDGRNLSFREIEVKRNPACAVCGGCSDH; from the coding sequence GTGGTTGAAGATTTTGCTGAGACAGAGGTTGCCCGTTATGGGCGGCAGTTGATCATGCCGGAGATCGGCCGTAAAGGCCAGGAGCGTCTTTCGCGCAGCCGCGTTTTGATCGGCGGGGTCGGGGGGCTGGGTTCGATCCTCGCCTATCAGATGGCGGCCTGCGGGGTCGGTTCGCTGCGGATCGTGGATCGCGACTGCGTGGAAATGAGTAACCTGAACCGGCAGTTGATCCACACCACGGCTGACATAGGCAGGCCCAAGGTGCTCTCAGCTGAGGAGAAACTTCGGGCGCTCAACCCCCACTGCCGGATCGAAGCTGTCCAGGCAGAGATCCATGTCGAAAGCGCTGCCAGGCTTGCCGATGGCTGCGACATCCTTTTGGACGGCACGGACAACCTCGCGGCCCGCAAGGCGTTGAATCGGGCTGCCGTGCAGGCAGGGATTCCTTTCGTCTACGGCGGGGTGGAGGGCTTCGGCGGCATGCTCTCGAGTTTCATTCCAGGAGAGGGCCCCTGCCTCGAGTGCCTCTTTCCCAGGGAAGACCGCCCGAGCGGACGAACGATCGGGGTCCTGGGAGCGGTCCCCGGGGTGATCGGTTCGCTGCAGAGCATCGAGGCGGTCAAGATTCTGCTGGGGCTCGACGGGATTTTGCAGGAAAGGCTTTTGATCTTCGACGGCAGGAATCTCTCGTTCCGGGAGATCGAAGTCAAGAGGAATCCGGCCTGCGCTGTGTGCGGAGGGTGTTCGGACCATTAG
- a CDS encoding hypothetical protein (Evidence 5 : Unknown function): protein MFRYAVLLYSYILIFQYVFSNPKIIQKPFHLFERGRSRGPT from the coding sequence ATGTTTCGATACGCTGTGCTTTTATATTCTTATATTCTAATCTTTCAATATGTATTTTCAAACCCGAAAATCATCCAAAAACCGTTCCATCTTTTCGAAAGAGGCAGATCTAGAGGCCCGACCTGA
- a CDS encoding hypothetical protein (Evidence 5 : Unknown function): MAYKCQKEHFRMEAQLLRLRCPSRPNFERRGFTHEDHRERDDGAAPASARHPSAD; encoded by the coding sequence ATGGCCTATAAGTGCCAAAAGGAGCATTTCCGGATGGAAGCTCAGTTATTGCGTCTGCGCTGTCCGAGCCGTCCGAATTTCGAAAGGAGAGGGTTCACGCATGAAGATCACCGTGAACGGGATGATGGAGCAGCTCCCGCAAGCGCTCGACATCCTTCAGCTGATTGA
- a CDS encoding conserved hypothetical protein (Evidence 4 : Unknown function but conserved in other organisms), protein MKITVNGMMEQLPQALDILQLIEYFKEGDKHLIVEHNGRFVYPQDYEHVQVEDGDRIEFINPNFGG, encoded by the coding sequence ATGAAGATCACCGTGAACGGGATGATGGAGCAGCTCCCGCAAGCGCTCGACATCCTTCAGCTGATTGAATACTTCAAGGAGGGGGACAAACACCTCATCGTGGAACACAACGGCCGGTTCGTCTACCCGCAGGATTATGAGCATGTGCAGGTGGAGGACGGAGACCGGATCGAGTTCATCAACCCCAATTTCGGCGGCTGA
- the prfC gene encoding peptide chain release factor RF-3 (Evidence 2a : Function from experimental evidences in other organisms; PubMedId : 7737996, 8016068, 8016077, 8575429; Product type f : factor), whose amino-acid sequence MNSANAAYRVSKNTLLHTEIQRRRTFGIISHPDAGKTTLTEKLLLFGGAINMAGAVKARKASRHATSDWMAIEQQRGISVTTSVMKFNYRDYEINLLDTPGHQDFSEDTYRVLTAVDSAVMVIDGAKGVETQTRKLMEVCRMRNTPILTFINKLDRQGMAPLDILADIEENLQIECAPLSWPIGMGKRFKGTYNLYRKELNLFKPGEERISEDILTIRDLNDPLLDEVLGTQAEELREDVALLEGAADPFDLQEYLKGSQTPVFFGSAINNFGVREMLDAFVEIAPAPQPRPTTTRTVHPEEEAFSGFVFKIQANMDPAHRDRLAFLRVCSGRFERGMRTRHHRIGKDIQIANPIIFMAQDRALVEEAWPGDIIGIHNHGTIKIGDTFSEKEPLQYTGIPNFAPEHFRRVRLKSPLKAKQLQKGLTQLAEEGAVQVFRPLDTNDFILGAVGALQFEVTVARLKAEYGVDAAYEPIGYNTARWIDCPDKVRLKAFETANRAQLARDTGDNLTFLADGEWEIKFVAERWPEVTFLKTREHL is encoded by the coding sequence ATGAATTCAGCCAACGCCGCTTACCGGGTGTCGAAAAACACCCTTTTGCATACGGAAATACAACGCAGGCGCACCTTCGGCATCATCAGCCACCCCGATGCCGGCAAGACCACCTTGACCGAGAAACTGCTGCTCTTTGGCGGCGCAATCAACATGGCCGGGGCGGTAAAGGCCCGTAAAGCCAGCCGGCACGCCACCAGCGACTGGATGGCCATCGAGCAGCAGCGCGGCATCTCGGTGACGACTTCGGTCATGAAATTCAATTACCGCGATTACGAGATCAATCTGCTCGATACGCCCGGACACCAGGACTTTTCAGAGGACACCTACCGGGTGCTCACCGCGGTGGACAGCGCCGTCATGGTCATCGACGGCGCCAAAGGAGTCGAAACGCAGACGCGTAAACTGATGGAGGTTTGCCGGATGCGCAACACCCCGATCCTCACCTTCATCAACAAGCTCGACCGCCAGGGCATGGCGCCGCTCGACATCCTGGCCGACATCGAGGAAAACCTGCAGATAGAGTGCGCCCCGCTCTCATGGCCGATCGGCATGGGCAAGCGTTTCAAAGGAACCTACAATCTTTACCGCAAGGAACTGAACCTCTTCAAGCCTGGCGAGGAAAGGATCTCTGAGGATATCCTCACCATCCGCGATCTGAACGACCCGCTTCTCGATGAGGTCCTTGGTACACAGGCCGAAGAACTCCGTGAGGACGTAGCCCTTCTGGAGGGGGCGGCCGATCCCTTCGATCTGCAGGAATACCTCAAGGGCAGCCAGACACCTGTCTTTTTCGGCAGCGCCATCAACAATTTCGGCGTCCGTGAGATGCTCGACGCCTTCGTTGAGATCGCCCCGGCACCCCAGCCGCGCCCGACAACCACCCGCACCGTCCACCCCGAAGAAGAGGCGTTCTCCGGATTCGTCTTCAAGATCCAGGCGAACATGGACCCGGCCCACCGGGACCGCCTGGCCTTCCTGCGCGTCTGCTCGGGCCGCTTCGAGCGCGGGATGCGCACACGCCATCACCGGATCGGGAAGGACATCCAGATCGCCAATCCGATCATCTTCATGGCTCAGGACCGGGCCCTGGTCGAGGAGGCATGGCCGGGGGACATCATCGGCATCCACAATCACGGCACCATCAAGATCGGCGACACCTTCTCCGAAAAGGAACCCCTTCAGTACACGGGGATACCCAATTTCGCGCCTGAGCACTTCAGGCGGGTGCGCCTGAAGTCCCCTCTCAAGGCCAAACAACTTCAAAAGGGGCTGACCCAGCTGGCCGAAGAAGGCGCCGTGCAGGTGTTCCGCCCCTTGGACACAAACGATTTTATCCTCGGCGCGGTCGGAGCGCTCCAGTTCGAGGTGACGGTCGCCCGCCTCAAGGCCGAGTACGGCGTGGACGCCGCCTACGAGCCCATCGGTTACAACACCGCCCGATGGATCGATTGCCCTGACAAGGTCCGGCTCAAGGCCTTCGAAACGGCGAACCGGGCGCAATTGGCACGGGATACGGGAGACAACCTGACATTTCTGGCCGATGGCGAGTGGGAAATCAAGTTCGTGGCCGAGCGCTGGCCGGAGGTGACCTTCCTGAAGACCCGGGAGCACCTCTGA
- a CDS encoding conserved hypothetical protein (Evidence 4 : Unknown function but conserved in other organisms), translated as MIKVKIKSFYAVGSTEKLQAALGGGDELVLDVAPGSTIADLLQSIPGIGDPEEFEDMMLHVFIDGRVHGFDHVIQPGEVLDIHIPVSGG; from the coding sequence ATGATCAAGGTCAAAATCAAATCGTTTTATGCGGTCGGATCCACCGAAAAACTTCAGGCAGCCCTCGGTGGTGGCGACGAACTGGTTTTGGACGTGGCGCCCGGCAGCACCATAGCCGATCTGCTCCAATCAATTCCCGGCATCGGAGACCCTGAAGAATTCGAAGACATGATGCTCCATGTCTTTATCGATGGGCGGGTGCACGGCTTCGATCATGTGATCCAGCCCGGGGAGGTGTTGGATATCCACATCCCGGTTTCGGGGGGATAG
- a CDS encoding hypothetical protein (Evidence 5 : Unknown function), which translates to MLQEAAERGRRLSEAAKSGMVVPAKTFAPDHHIDAGI; encoded by the coding sequence ATGCTTCAGGAGGCGGCTGAAAGGGGAAGAAGGTTGTCAGAGGCTGCTAAATCCGGTATGGTCGTCCCTGCCAAGACATTTGCACCGGATCACCATATCGATGCAGGGATCTAG